The DNA region ATAGCTTCATCTATGTCTTCCTTAGTAGCTACACCATCAGCTAATATTCCTACAGCTTCGTTTATCATAGGAATTAATACTCTGTTTACAACAAATCCAGGAGCTTCTTCTACTTCTACTGGAGTTTTTCCTATTTCCTTAGTTAATCCTACTATTACTTCCTTAGTTTCATCAGAAGTAGCAATTCCCTTAATAATTTCTACTAACTTCATTACTGGAACTGGATTGAAGAAATGCATACCAATAACCTTATCTGGTCTATTAGTAGCTGATGCTATTTCAGTTATAGATAAAGAAGAAGTGTTTGTAGCTATAATAGTATCTTCTTTACATATTTCATCTAATTGAGCAAATAATTCTTTTTTAGCTTCCATATTTTCAGTGGCAGCTTCTACTATTAGGTCGCACTCTTTCATTATGCTAATATCTGTAGACGTATGTATTCTACCCATTATTTCAGTTTTTTGCTCTTCAGTTAATCTTTCTTTTTTGATTAATCTGTCTAAGTTTTTAGATACTGTAGCTAATCCTCTTTCAATAGAAGAATCTCTTCTA from Anaeromicrobium sediminis includes:
- a CDS encoding 3-hydroxybutyryl-CoA dehydrogenase, whose product is MKKIGVLGTGTMGAGIIQVFAQKGYEVCVRARRDSSIERGLATVSKNLDRLIKKERLTEEQKTEIMGRIHTSTDISIMKECDLIVEAATENMEAKKELFAQLDEICKEDTIIATNTSSLSITEIASATNRPDKVIGMHFFNPVPVMKLVEIIKGIATSDETKEVIVGLTKEIGKTPVEVEEAPGFVVNRVLIPMINEAVGILADGVATKEDIDEAMKLGANHPIGPLALGDLVGLDVCLAIMEVLYNEFGDSKYRPHPLLRKMVRANLLGRKTKEGFYNYNR